One window from the genome of Pyrus communis chromosome 16, drPyrComm1.1, whole genome shotgun sequence encodes:
- the LOC137720313 gene encoding GATA transcription factor 8-like encodes MIGPNYIDDIDCGSLFDTIDDLLDFPTDDVESVLGPAPDCNAAFNSSSLWPSHSGSLQPPNDAVFSCNSASDLSAELDVPIEDIVQLEWLSNFCEDSFAGGSLTINKPDSSFINKESSHQQFQTSSPISVLDSSSSCSVEKNVPQSPGAVVPGKRGRARSKRPRPATFNPRPAIQLISPASSVTEAEALHHQPLLPPKVHSDSENFAESRPVIKIPKQASGEQKKKKKIKLTLPQAPAEGNQSSGTTQGAVRKCLHCEITKTPQWRAGPMGPKTLCNACGVRYKSGRLFPEYRPAASPTFVPALHSNSHKKVIEMRNKGGELIPFGDTTTAMTETPELIPNTNHSISLDYM; translated from the exons ATGATCGGACCGAACTATATCGACGATATAGACTGCGGGAGCCTCTTCGACACCATCGACGACCTCCTTGATTTCCCAACCGACGACGTCGAGTCGGTCCTCGGCCCCGCCCCCGACTGTAACGCCGCCTTCAACTCCTCCTCCCTCTGGCCCAGCCATTCCGGCTCGCTCCAGCCTCCCAACGACGCCGTCTTCTCCTGCAACTCCGCCTCCGACCTCTCCGCCGAGCTCGACGTTCCG ATTGAAGACATTGTTCAATTGGAATGGCTGTCAAACTTTTGTGAGGATTCCTTCGCTGGAGGAAGCCTCACAATCAACAAACCGGACAGCTCCTTCATCAACAAGGAATCGTCCCACCAGCAGTTCCAGACCTCCAGCCCGATTTCCGTCCTCGACAGCAGCAGCTCTTGCTCCGTCGAGAAGAATGTGCCGCAAAGCCCGGGCGCGGTGGTCCCTGGCAAGCGCGGACGCGCTCGCAGCAAGCGCCCCCGCCCGGCCACATTCAACCCTCGCCCCGCAATTCAACTCATTTCCCCTGCTTCCTCTGTTACCGAGGCAGAGGCCCTTCACCATCAGCCGTTGCTCCCTCCCAAGGTCCATTCGGATTCTGAGAATTTCGCAGAGTCCCGTCCTGTGATCAAGATACCAAAGCAAGCTTCCGGggagcagaagaagaaaaagaagatcaaGTTGACGCTTCCCCAGGCTCCCGCGGAGGGAAATCAAAGTTCCGGCACTACTCAGGGAGCAGTGAGGAAATGCTTGCATTGTGAGATTACCAAGACACCCCAGTGGAGGGCAGGCCCAATGGGGCCGAAAACCCTATGCAATGCCTGTGGCGTCCGCTACAAGTCAGGCCGTCTCTTCCCTGAGTACCGGCCTGCTGCCAGTCCCACCTTTGTTCCGGCCTTGCACTCCAATTCCCACAAGAAGGTTATCGAGATGAGAAACAAAGGCGGCGAACTGATTCCCTTTGGAGACACCACAACAGCAATGACCGAAACTCCAGAGCTCATCCCCAATACCAACCACAGCATTTCGCTGGATTACATGTGA